The following coding sequences are from one Pseudomonas oryzae window:
- a CDS encoding alpha-ketoacid dehydrogenase subunit beta has protein sequence MSRISYREALRQGLREALARDPRVFLMGEDVGRYGGTFAVSKGLLDEFGEERVRDTPLSELAFVGAGIGAALGGLRPIVEVMTVNFSLLALDQLVNTAATLRHMSGGQFSVPLVVRMTTGAGRQLAAQHSHSLEGWLAHIPGLRILAPATLEDARGMLWPALHDPDPVLLFEQGALYNLEGELDETEVVDIRSARVRRAGSDLTLIAYGGTLGKALEAAEQLAGDGIAAEVLDLRVLRPLDDVTIMESVRRTRRALVVDEGWRSGSLAAEVMARIVEQAFFDLDAPPARVCSAEVPTPYAKHLEDAALPQVPAIVAAAKGLLGRT, from the coding sequence ATGAGCCGCATCAGCTACCGCGAGGCGCTGCGCCAGGGGCTGCGCGAGGCGCTGGCGCGCGACCCGCGGGTGTTCCTGATGGGCGAGGACGTCGGCCGTTACGGCGGCACCTTCGCGGTGAGCAAGGGCCTGCTCGACGAGTTCGGCGAGGAGCGGGTGCGCGACACCCCGCTGTCCGAGCTGGCCTTCGTCGGCGCCGGCATCGGCGCGGCGCTCGGCGGCCTGCGGCCGATCGTCGAGGTGATGACGGTGAACTTCAGCCTGCTCGCCCTCGACCAGCTGGTGAACACCGCCGCCACCCTGCGCCACATGTCCGGCGGGCAGTTCTCGGTGCCGCTGGTGGTGCGCATGACCACCGGCGCCGGGCGCCAGCTCGCCGCGCAGCACTCGCACAGCCTGGAGGGCTGGCTGGCGCACATCCCCGGCCTGAGGATCCTCGCCCCGGCCACCCTGGAGGACGCCCGCGGCATGCTCTGGCCGGCGCTGCATGACCCCGACCCGGTGCTGCTGTTCGAGCAGGGTGCGCTGTACAACCTCGAGGGCGAGCTGGACGAGACGGAGGTGGTCGACATCCGCTCGGCGCGGGTGCGCCGCGCCGGCAGCGACCTGACCCTGATCGCCTACGGCGGTACCCTGGGCAAGGCGCTGGAGGCCGCCGAGCAGCTGGCCGGCGACGGCATCGCCGCCGAGGTGCTCGACCTGCGCGTGCTGCGCCCGCTGGACGACGTCACCATCATGGAATCGGTGCGCCGCACCCGCCGCGCGCTGGTGGTCGACGAGGGCTGGCGCAGCGGCAGCCTGGCCGCCGAGGTGATGGCGCGCATCGTCGAGCAGGCGTTCTTCGACCTCGACGCGCCGCCGGCGCGAGTGTGCAGCGCCGAGGTGCCGACGCCCTACGCCAAGCACCTGGAAGACGCGGCGCTGCCGCAGGTGCCGGCCATCGTGGCGGCGGCGAAGGGCCTGCTCGGCCGGACCTGA
- a CDS encoding acyl carrier protein: MDDAQLRHEVFAALQGIAPEVEPETLRGDRPLRDEVDLDSMDWLRFLAALHQRLGVNIPEADYQQLTTLDVLLAYLRRCLAGG, from the coding sequence ATGGATGACGCGCAACTGCGCCACGAAGTGTTCGCCGCCCTGCAGGGCATCGCCCCGGAGGTCGAGCCCGAGACCCTGCGCGGCGACCGCCCGCTGCGCGACGAGGTCGACCTCGACTCGATGGACTGGCTGCGCTTCCTCGCCGCCCTGCACCAGCGCCTGGGGGTGAACATCCCCGAGGCCGACTACCAGCAACTCACCACCCTGGACGTGCTGCTGGCCTATCTGCGCCGGTGCCTGGCCGGCGGATGA
- a CDS encoding dihydrolipoamide acetyltransferase family protein, which produces MIEFRMPALGADMDAGTLLEWQVEPGQAVTRGQVVAVVDTAKAAVEIECWQDGTVFELLIQPGAKVAVGTPIATLLEAGESAETAPRTPRPLSTAAPKPAQPAPALTAATLGTAPASRPRITPAARRRAAELGLDPAALAGTGPQGSVSLADVEAAAASRPAAQPATPLERHAAMRQAIATAMSRSKHEIPHYYLSETVPMAAALAWLAAHNAELPPERRLLPGVLVLKAVALALRDYPQLNGFWSDDAFRPGPGIHLGVAVALRQGGLIAPALHDVADKPLAQLMAELGDLVQRARSYSLRSSELSEATLTVTQLGDQGVDGVFGVIYPPQVALVGVGRIAERPWVVEGQVCALTTAQFSLAADHRASDGHYGARFLAELRRRLQDPDRL; this is translated from the coding sequence ATGATCGAATTCAGGATGCCCGCCCTCGGCGCCGACATGGACGCGGGCACGCTGCTCGAATGGCAGGTCGAACCGGGCCAGGCGGTCACGCGCGGCCAGGTGGTCGCGGTGGTCGACACCGCCAAGGCGGCGGTGGAGATCGAGTGCTGGCAGGACGGCACGGTGTTCGAGCTGCTGATCCAGCCCGGCGCCAAGGTGGCGGTGGGCACGCCCATCGCCACCCTGCTGGAGGCCGGTGAGTCGGCGGAGACGGCGCCGCGCACCCCGCGCCCGCTCAGCACCGCCGCGCCGAAACCCGCCCAGCCGGCGCCAGCCCTGACAGCAGCAACGCTTGGCACAGCGCCGGCCAGCCGCCCGCGCATCACCCCCGCCGCACGCCGGCGCGCCGCCGAGCTGGGTCTCGATCCCGCCGCGCTGGCCGGCACCGGTCCGCAGGGTTCGGTCAGCCTGGCCGACGTCGAGGCCGCCGCCGCGAGCAGACCGGCCGCGCAACCGGCCACGCCGCTGGAGCGCCACGCCGCCATGCGCCAGGCCATCGCCACGGCGATGAGCCGTTCCAAGCACGAGATCCCGCACTACTACCTGAGCGAGACGGTGCCGATGGCCGCCGCGCTGGCCTGGCTCGCCGCGCACAACGCCGAGCTGCCGCCCGAGCGGCGCCTGCTGCCCGGCGTGCTGGTGCTCAAGGCGGTGGCCCTGGCCCTGCGCGACTACCCGCAGCTCAACGGCTTCTGGAGCGACGACGCCTTCCGGCCGGGCCCCGGCATCCACCTCGGCGTGGCGGTGGCGCTGCGCCAGGGCGGGCTGATCGCCCCGGCGCTGCACGACGTCGCCGACAAGCCGCTGGCGCAGCTGATGGCCGAACTGGGCGACCTGGTGCAGCGCGCGCGCAGCTACTCGCTGCGCAGCTCGGAGCTGAGCGAGGCCACCCTCACCGTCACCCAGCTCGGCGACCAGGGCGTGGACGGCGTGTTCGGCGTGATCTACCCGCCGCAGGTGGCGCTGGTCGGCGTCGGCCGCATCGCCGAGCGCCCCTGGGTGGTCGAAGGCCAAGTCTGCGCGCTGACCACTGCGCAGTTCAGCCTGGCCGCCGACCACCGCGCCAGCGACGGCCACTACGGCGCGCGCTTTCTCGCCGAGCTGCGCCGCCGCCTGCAGGACCCCGACCGTCTGTGA
- a CDS encoding methyltransferase family protein yields MPLLIPPPLLVALFGYAMWLLAGHLPLGGFAFAGQRPLAGLVLLAALALMAAAAWSLFRARTTVNPLRPERASQLVTSGVFAYSRNPIYLGDALILLALAIGFGNAANFLLLPLFVWFIGRFQIRAEEHALQRLFGDEYRAYCARVRRWL; encoded by the coding sequence ATGCCGCTGCTGATCCCCCCGCCGCTGCTGGTCGCGCTGTTCGGCTACGCCATGTGGCTGCTGGCCGGGCACCTGCCGCTGGGCGGCTTCGCCTTCGCCGGCCAGCGTCCGCTGGCGGGTCTGGTGCTGCTGGCCGCGCTGGCGCTGATGGCGGCGGCGGCCTGGAGCCTGTTCCGGGCGCGCACCACGGTCAATCCGCTCAGGCCCGAGCGGGCCAGCCAGCTGGTGACTTCCGGGGTGTTCGCCTACTCGCGCAACCCGATCTACCTCGGCGATGCGCTGATCCTGCTGGCGCTGGCGATCGGCTTCGGCAACGCCGCCAACTTCCTGCTGCTGCCGCTGTTCGTGTGGTTCATCGGCCGCTTCCAGATCCGCGCCGAGGAGCACGCGCTGCAGCGCCTGTTCGGCGACGAGTATCGCGCCTACTGCGCGCGGGTCAGGCGCTGGCTGTAG
- a CDS encoding phospholipase BipL — protein sequence MSENFDPHSLRRQLPPLSAAAAEHGPQVQAYRRYYGLQHRPDIHSRLGWVAVAGRRVAVQGWWRDDARATVLLLHGYYDHMGLYRHVFDWALRMNFAVLSCDLPGHGLSEGAPASIGDFAEYQAVLAALFQAAELLHLPQPWHLFGQSTGGAILLDYLLTGAPRPDLGQTVLLAPLVRPRAWLRSKLSYHLLNPFVSQIARRFTDNSGDPAFLDFVRRDPLQAQILPTAWVGALARWIPRIEDAPASAQRPLIIQGDADMTVDWQHNLEILQDKFQRAEQLILPGARHHLVNEEEGQREKLFELLGERFA from the coding sequence ATGAGCGAAAACTTCGATCCCCACAGCCTGCGCCGGCAACTGCCGCCGCTGTCCGCTGCCGCGGCCGAGCACGGTCCGCAGGTGCAGGCCTACCGGCGCTACTACGGCCTGCAGCACCGCCCCGACATCCACAGTCGGCTCGGCTGGGTGGCGGTCGCGGGGCGGCGGGTCGCCGTGCAGGGCTGGTGGCGCGACGACGCGCGGGCGACCGTGCTGCTGCTGCACGGCTACTACGACCACATGGGCCTGTACCGCCACGTGTTCGACTGGGCGCTGCGCATGAACTTCGCCGTGCTGTCCTGCGACCTGCCCGGCCACGGCCTGTCCGAGGGCGCGCCGGCGAGCATCGGCGACTTCGCCGAGTACCAGGCCGTGCTCGCCGCGCTGTTCCAGGCCGCCGAGCTGCTGCACCTGCCGCAGCCCTGGCACCTGTTCGGGCAGAGCACCGGCGGCGCCATCCTGCTCGACTACCTGCTCACCGGCGCGCCGCGCCCGGACCTCGGCCAGACCGTGCTGCTCGCGCCGCTGGTGCGCCCGCGCGCCTGGCTGCGCTCCAAGCTCAGCTATCACCTGCTCAACCCCTTCGTCAGCCAGATCGCCCGGCGCTTCACCGACAACTCCGGCGATCCCGCCTTCCTCGACTTCGTGCGCCGCGATCCGCTGCAGGCGCAGATCCTGCCCACCGCCTGGGTCGGCGCACTGGCGCGCTGGATCCCGCGCATCGAGGACGCGCCGGCCTCGGCGCAGCGCCCGCTGATCATCCAGGGCGACGCCGACATGACGGTGGACTGGCAGCACAACCTCGAGATCCTGCAGGACAAGTTCCAGCGCGCCGAGCAGCTGATCCTGCCTGGCGCCCGCCATCACCTGGTCAACGAGGAAGAGGGGCAGCGCGAGAAGCTGTTCGAGCTGCTCGGCGAGCGCTTCGCCTGA
- the pdhA gene encoding pyruvate dehydrogenase (acetyl-transferring) E1 component subunit alpha produces the protein MSSVPYPAEFAVTLLRDMLRIRRMEERCAELYGAGKIRGFLHLYIGEEAVATGALHALEAGDAVVATYREHGHALLRGTPMNAIMAEMYGRREGCCRGRGGSMHLFDAARRFFGGNAIVGGGIPLAVGLALAERLQGGKRITACFFGEGALAEGAAAESLNLAALWQLPVLFCCENNLYAMGTALARSQAQTDLCAKAEAFKVPVRAVDGMDVVAVQQATRLAAKQVRAGHGPVFLEYQTYRFRAHSMFDPELYRDKAEVEAWKQRDPIAGYRARLLADGLLDAAGAAALEAEAAAEVEAAVAFAEAGSLEPVADLARDLHTPEPQP, from the coding sequence ATGAGTTCGGTGCCCTACCCGGCCGAGTTCGCCGTGACCCTGCTGCGCGACATGCTGCGCATCCGCCGGATGGAAGAGCGCTGCGCCGAGCTGTATGGCGCGGGCAAGATCCGCGGCTTCCTGCACCTGTACATCGGCGAGGAGGCGGTGGCCACCGGCGCGCTGCACGCCCTGGAGGCCGGCGACGCGGTGGTCGCCACCTACCGCGAGCACGGCCACGCCCTGCTGCGCGGCACACCGATGAACGCGATCATGGCCGAGATGTACGGCCGGCGGGAGGGCTGCTGCCGCGGCCGCGGCGGCTCCATGCACCTGTTCGACGCCGCCCGGCGCTTCTTCGGCGGCAACGCCATCGTCGGCGGCGGCATCCCGCTGGCGGTGGGCCTGGCGCTGGCCGAGCGCCTGCAGGGCGGCAAGCGCATCACCGCCTGCTTCTTCGGCGAGGGCGCGCTGGCCGAGGGCGCCGCCGCCGAGTCGCTGAACCTCGCCGCGCTGTGGCAACTGCCGGTGCTGTTCTGCTGCGAGAACAACCTCTACGCCATGGGCACTGCGCTGGCCCGCTCGCAGGCGCAGACCGACCTGTGCGCCAAGGCCGAGGCGTTCAAGGTGCCGGTCCGCGCGGTGGACGGCATGGACGTGGTCGCCGTGCAGCAGGCCACCCGCCTGGCCGCCAAGCAGGTGCGCGCCGGCCACGGCCCGGTGTTCCTCGAGTACCAGACCTACCGCTTCCGCGCCCACTCGATGTTCGACCCCGAGCTTTACCGCGACAAGGCCGAGGTCGAGGCGTGGAAGCAGCGCGACCCGATCGCCGGCTACCGCGCGCGGCTGCTCGCCGACGGCCTGCTCGACGCGGCCGGCGCGGCGGCGCTGGAAGCCGAGGCGGCCGCCGAGGTGGAAGCGGCGGTGGCCTTCGCCGAGGCCGGCAGCCTGGAGCCGGTCGCGGATCTGGCGCGCGACCTCCATACGCCGGAGCCGCAGCCATGA
- the znuA gene encoding zinc ABC transporter substrate-binding protein ZnuA, with amino-acid sequence MRRLFSLLSSALLAAALTAPAHAEVRVLTSIKPLQLIAAAVQDGAGSPEVLLPPGASPHHYALRPSDVRRVSEADLLYWIGPDLEGFLPRVLEGRKAPSLAVQELPGLHLRRFGEEHHHEDEGHADAHGEHDAPGHDAHEAGEHEHDHAHRPGLLDAHLWLLPGNARVIAARMAADLAQADPANAARYQANLAAFEQRLAAADARLKERLTPLKSKPFFVFHEAFDYFEEAYGLRHAGVFAVSAEVQPGARHVAAMRQQLKAAGPSCVFSEPPLQPRLAQTLSDGLPVRLAELDALGFDLKAEAGGYERLLEKLGDGLAGCLEKL; translated from the coding sequence GTGCGCCGTCTGTTTTCCCTGCTGTCCTCCGCCCTGCTCGCCGCCGCGCTGACCGCGCCGGCGCATGCCGAGGTGCGCGTGCTGACCAGCATCAAGCCGCTGCAGCTGATCGCCGCCGCCGTGCAGGACGGCGCCGGCAGCCCCGAGGTGCTGCTGCCGCCGGGCGCCTCTCCGCACCACTACGCGCTGCGCCCCTCCGACGTGCGCCGGGTATCCGAGGCCGACCTGCTGTACTGGATCGGCCCCGACCTGGAGGGCTTCCTGCCGCGCGTGCTGGAGGGCCGCAAGGCGCCCAGCCTGGCCGTGCAGGAGCTGCCCGGCCTGCACCTGCGCCGCTTCGGCGAGGAGCACCACCACGAGGACGAGGGGCACGCCGATGCCCATGGGGAGCACGACGCGCCCGGCCACGACGCGCACGAGGCCGGCGAACACGAGCACGACCATGCCCATCGCCCCGGTCTGCTCGACGCCCACCTGTGGCTGCTGCCGGGCAACGCGCGGGTGATCGCCGCGCGCATGGCCGCCGACCTGGCCCAGGCCGACCCGGCCAACGCGGCGCGCTACCAGGCCAACCTGGCCGCCTTCGAGCAGCGCCTCGCCGCCGCCGACGCCCGCCTCAAGGAGCGTCTGACTCCGCTGAAGAGCAAGCCGTTCTTCGTCTTCCACGAGGCCTTCGACTACTTCGAGGAGGCCTACGGCCTGCGCCATGCCGGGGTGTTCGCGGTCAGCGCCGAGGTGCAGCCGGGCGCCCGCCACGTCGCGGCGATGCGTCAGCAGCTCAAGGCCGCCGGACCGAGCTGCGTGTTCAGCGAGCCGCCGCTGCAGCCGCGCCTGGCGCAGACCCTCAGCGACGGCCTGCCGGTGCGCCTGGCCGAACTGGACGCGCTGGGCTTCGACCTCAAGGCCGAGGCCGGCGGCTACGAGCGCCTGCTGGAGAAGCTCGGCGACGGCCTGGCCGGGTGCCTGGAAAAGCTCTGA
- a CDS encoding DUF6436 domain-containing protein, with translation MPRRQSLVLALLAVVCAAVLWSLYQWYQARYIRPFSETTVLFDGAALRLPAELAGSGRIRVVHLWDPPCPCNVGNQQHLAELLARFGDRVSFHVWQKPGSRGHLPDTLKALQPLAELPGAEQLPASPAVAIWAADGTLAYVGPYSEGATCTSANSFIEPVLEALLAGRPVHSTGSLALGCYCSWTDAQ, from the coding sequence ATGCCCCGCCGCCAGTCCCTCGTCCTCGCCCTGCTCGCCGTCGTCTGCGCCGCCGTGCTGTGGAGCCTCTACCAGTGGTACCAGGCGCGCTACATCCGCCCGTTCAGCGAGACCACCGTGCTGTTCGACGGCGCCGCTCTGCGCCTGCCCGCCGAGCTGGCCGGGTCGGGCCGGATCCGCGTGGTGCACCTGTGGGATCCGCCCTGCCCGTGCAACGTCGGCAACCAGCAGCACCTGGCCGAACTGCTCGCGCGCTTCGGCGACCGGGTGAGCTTCCATGTCTGGCAGAAGCCCGGCAGCCGCGGCCACCTGCCCGACACCCTCAAGGCGCTGCAGCCGCTGGCCGAGCTGCCCGGCGCGGAACAGCTGCCGGCCAGCCCGGCGGTGGCGATCTGGGCCGCGGACGGCACGCTGGCCTACGTCGGCCCGTACAGCGAGGGCGCCACCTGCACCTCGGCCAACAGCTTCATCGAACCGGTGCTCGAGGCGCTGCTCGCCGGCCGCCCGGTGCACAGCACCGGCAGCCTGGCGCTGGGCTGCTACTGTTCGTGGACCGACGCGCAGTGA
- a CDS encoding RtcB family protein encodes MDLAQFRQRGPFEWEMPRYGAMRVPGVIFASRELLEAMDAKVGEQLANVAALPGIVDAAYAMPDAHWGYGFPIGGVAAFDADAGGVVSAGGVGFDISCGVRSLHTGLKEADIAAVRERLADLLFRRIPAGLGSTGALRLTGKEMGAMLRGGARWAVEQGFGSPEDLARIEEGGCMAGALPAAVSAEARHRQRDEMGTLGSGNHYLELQVVDELFDLKAAQAYGLHVGDVLTTIHCGSRGMGHQIGTDFLREMVIAAPRAGIQLTDRELACAPLKSELGQSYLGAMRAAINCALANRQILTQLARAAFAELFPGIAMPLLYDVSHNTCKEESHVVGGVRRRLFVHRKGATRAFGPGHPELPAEYRAVGQPVLIGGSMGTGSWVLAGSGGSQSHAFASACHGAGRAMSRHEALRRWQGRSVVEELARRGILIRSPSLRGVAEEAPLAYKDVGAVVEAAEQAGLARRVARLRPLVCVKG; translated from the coding sequence ATGGACCTTGCCCAATTCCGCCAGCGCGGCCCCTTCGAATGGGAGATGCCCCGGTACGGCGCCATGCGCGTGCCGGGGGTGATCTTCGCCTCGCGCGAGCTGCTCGAGGCGATGGACGCCAAGGTCGGCGAACAGCTGGCCAACGTCGCCGCCCTGCCGGGCATCGTCGACGCCGCCTACGCCATGCCCGACGCCCACTGGGGCTACGGCTTCCCGATCGGCGGGGTGGCGGCCTTCGACGCCGACGCGGGCGGCGTGGTGTCGGCCGGCGGGGTCGGCTTCGACATCTCCTGCGGGGTGCGCAGCCTGCATACCGGCTTGAAGGAAGCCGACATCGCGGCGGTCAGGGAACGCCTCGCCGACCTGCTGTTCCGCCGCATCCCGGCGGGTCTGGGCAGCACCGGCGCGCTGCGCCTGACCGGCAAGGAGATGGGCGCGATGCTGCGCGGCGGCGCCAGATGGGCGGTCGAGCAGGGCTTCGGCAGCCCGGAGGATCTGGCGCGCATCGAGGAAGGCGGCTGCATGGCCGGCGCGCTGCCGGCCGCGGTGTCGGCCGAGGCCAGGCACCGCCAGCGCGACGAGATGGGCACCCTCGGCTCGGGCAACCACTACCTGGAGCTGCAGGTGGTCGACGAACTGTTCGACCTCAAGGCGGCGCAGGCCTACGGCCTGCACGTCGGCGACGTGCTGACCACCATCCACTGCGGCTCGCGCGGCATGGGCCACCAGATCGGCACGGATTTTTTGCGCGAGATGGTGATCGCCGCGCCGCGCGCCGGCATCCAGCTCACCGACCGCGAGCTGGCCTGCGCGCCGCTGAAATCCGAGCTGGGGCAGAGCTACCTGGGCGCCATGCGTGCGGCGATCAACTGCGCGCTGGCCAACCGGCAGATCCTCACCCAGCTGGCGCGCGCGGCGTTCGCCGAGCTGTTCCCCGGCATCGCCATGCCGCTGCTCTACGACGTGTCGCACAACACCTGCAAGGAGGAAAGCCACGTCGTCGGCGGCGTGCGCCGCCGCCTGTTCGTCCACCGCAAGGGCGCCACCCGCGCCTTCGGCCCCGGCCATCCGGAGCTGCCGGCCGAGTACCGCGCGGTCGGCCAGCCGGTGCTGATCGGCGGCAGCATGGGCACCGGCTCCTGGGTGCTGGCCGGCAGTGGCGGCAGCCAGAGCCATGCCTTCGCCTCGGCCTGCCACGGCGCCGGGCGGGCGATGAGCCGCCACGAGGCGCTGCGCCGCTGGCAGGGCCGTAGCGTGGTCGAGGAGCTGGCGCGGCGCGGCATCCTGATCCGCAGCCCGAGCCTGCGCGGCGTCGCCGAGGAAGCGCCGCTGGCCTACAAGGACGTCGGCGCGGTGGTCGAGGCCGCCGAGCAGGCCGGCCTGGCGCGGCGGGTGGCGCGGCTGCGGCCGCTGGTGTGCGTCAAGGGCTGA
- a CDS encoding Fur family transcriptional regulator: MATAPLACHPHDHSHCVSAALAAADSVCARAGARLTALRRRVLELVWQSHRPLGAYDILGVLSAEDGRRAAPPTVYRALDFLLEHGLIHRLASLNAFIGCNHPGQSHQGHFFICRQCSTAIEVEQPAIGAAIHAAAAEVGFAVESQMVEVVGLCAQCREAA, encoded by the coding sequence ATGGCGACCGCCCCGCTGGCCTGTCACCCCCACGACCACAGTCACTGCGTGAGCGCGGCGCTGGCCGCCGCCGACAGCGTGTGCGCACGCGCCGGCGCGCGCCTGACCGCCCTGCGCCGGCGCGTGCTGGAGCTGGTCTGGCAGAGTCATCGGCCGCTCGGCGCCTACGACATCCTCGGCGTGCTCAGCGCCGAGGACGGCCGCCGCGCCGCGCCGCCCACCGTGTACCGCGCGCTGGACTTCCTCCTCGAGCACGGCCTGATCCATCGCCTGGCCTCGCTGAACGCCTTCATCGGCTGCAACCATCCGGGGCAGAGCCACCAGGGCCACTTCTTCATCTGTCGTCAGTGCAGCACCGCCATCGAGGTCGAGCAGCCGGCGATCGGCGCGGCCATCCACGCCGCCGCCGCCGAGGTCGGCTTCGCCGTGGAGAGCCAGATGGTCGAGGTGGTCGGCCTGTGCGCGCAGTGCCGGGAGGCAGCATGA
- a CDS encoding TRAP transporter substrate-binding protein, which translates to MKYLRSTLAALSLSTSLAATAAAENTVTLKVHHFMPHDSFTQRQFIQPWADKISRESGGRIRFHFFPAMQLGGKPTQLIDQARVGTADVVWALPGYNSGSFPLTAAFEQPFMNRSAEAGSQALWDFLQKHGQREYQGVQLLATHLTDSVVLHTRKQPIRSMADFAGLRLRSANPVQSRLIALFGGVPQAMPINPVPAALARGLLDGAAAPWDVATSVRLQERVRHHTETAPGMPKLMHAALVLAMNQARYDSLPADLRQIIDANSGRALSAQAGRLWDAYGMETSHRLAREHDNQIHVLEPAEQQRWMEAARRLDADWVAEVEGQGYADGAALLREARQLVAKYNGQAAR; encoded by the coding sequence GTGAAATACCTGCGCTCAACCCTGGCGGCGCTCAGCCTGAGCACCAGCCTGGCGGCCACTGCCGCCGCGGAAAACACGGTCACCCTCAAGGTGCACCACTTCATGCCCCACGACTCGTTCACCCAGCGCCAGTTCATCCAGCCCTGGGCGGACAAGATCAGCCGCGAGTCCGGCGGGCGCATCCGCTTCCACTTCTTCCCGGCGATGCAGCTCGGCGGCAAGCCGACCCAGCTGATCGACCAGGCGCGGGTCGGCACCGCCGACGTGGTCTGGGCGCTGCCTGGCTACAACAGCGGCAGCTTCCCGCTGACCGCGGCCTTCGAGCAGCCGTTCATGAACCGCAGCGCCGAGGCCGGCAGCCAGGCGCTGTGGGACTTCCTGCAGAAGCACGGCCAGCGCGAATACCAGGGCGTGCAGCTGCTCGCCACCCATCTCACCGACAGCGTGGTGCTGCACACCCGCAAGCAGCCGATCCGCAGCATGGCCGACTTCGCCGGCCTGCGCCTGCGCAGCGCCAACCCGGTGCAGAGCCGGCTGATCGCCCTGTTCGGCGGCGTGCCGCAGGCCATGCCGATCAACCCGGTGCCCGCCGCGCTGGCGCGCGGCCTGCTCGACGGCGCCGCCGCGCCCTGGGACGTGGCCACCTCGGTCCGGCTGCAGGAGCGGGTCAGGCACCACACCGAAACCGCCCCCGGCATGCCCAAGCTGATGCACGCGGCGCTGGTACTGGCGATGAACCAGGCGCGCTACGACAGCCTGCCGGCCGACCTGCGGCAGATCATCGACGCCAACAGCGGACGCGCCCTGTCCGCCCAGGCCGGACGCCTGTGGGATGCCTACGGCATGGAGACCAGCCACCGCCTGGCGCGCGAGCACGACAACCAGATCCACGTGCTCGAGCCCGCCGAGCAGCAGCGCTGGATGGAGGCCGCCCGCCGCCTGGACGCCGACTGGGTGGCCGAGGTCGAGGGCCAGGGCTACGCCGACGGCGCCGCCCTGCTCCGGGAGGCGCGCCAGCTGGTGGCCAAATACAACGGCCAGGCGGCGCGCTGA
- the znuC gene encoding zinc ABC transporter ATP-binding protein ZnuC produces the protein MSDALIRLDGVGVSFAGSPVLQDVQLELKPGEIVTLIGPNGAGKTTLVRVVLGLLEPHSGSVWRRERLRIGYMPQKLHVEPTLPLSVLRFLRLVPGVDRARALEALGEVGAAKVIDSPLQKISGGEMQRVLLARALLRQPELLVLDEPVQGVDIAGQSELYRLIGRLRKRYGCGVLMVSHDLHLVMSATDRVICLNRHVCCSGHPEQVSSDPVFRELFGNDARSLAIYHHQHDHQHDLHGSVVLRPQPHVHGPNCKH, from the coding sequence ATGAGCGACGCGCTGATCCGCCTCGACGGCGTCGGCGTCAGCTTCGCCGGCAGCCCGGTGCTGCAGGACGTGCAGCTGGAACTCAAGCCCGGCGAGATCGTCACCCTGATCGGCCCCAACGGCGCCGGCAAGACCACCCTGGTGCGCGTGGTGCTCGGCCTGCTCGAACCGCACAGCGGCAGCGTGTGGCGCCGCGAGCGCCTGCGCATCGGCTACATGCCGCAGAAGCTGCATGTCGAGCCGACCCTGCCGCTGTCGGTGCTGCGCTTCCTGCGCCTGGTGCCCGGCGTCGACCGCGCCCGCGCCCTCGAGGCGCTCGGCGAGGTGGGCGCGGCCAAGGTGATCGACAGCCCGCTGCAGAAGATCTCCGGCGGCGAGATGCAGCGCGTACTGCTGGCCCGCGCCCTGCTGCGCCAGCCGGAGCTCTTGGTGCTCGACGAGCCGGTGCAGGGCGTCGACATCGCCGGGCAGAGCGAGCTGTACCGGCTGATCGGCCGCCTGCGCAAGCGCTACGGCTGCGGCGTGCTGATGGTCTCCCACGACCTGCACTTGGTGATGAGCGCCACCGACCGGGTGATCTGCCTGAACCGCCACGTGTGCTGCTCCGGCCATCCGGAACAGGTCAGCAGCGACCCGGTGTTCCGCGAGCTGTTCGGCAACGACGCGCGCAGCCTGGCGATCTACCACCACCAGCACGACCACCAGCACGACCTGCACGGCAGCGTGGTGCTGCGCCCCCAACCCCACGTCCACGGCCCGAACTGCAAGCACTGA